In one Neobacillus sp. WH10 genomic region, the following are encoded:
- a CDS encoding ABC transporter permease subunit, with amino-acid sequence MNVVKKLGSLLLQCIIGVEVLILIAAFPVLFANLTIHLKEYFHAIMELNVKVFTLGDFFTADGANSLFPFIFDRYFESMKILGLGIVTACLIAFLISYLSLIVFRKRIKVIKYVLELAESIPDLMFILLLQLVVILIYQKTGIKLAQVVSIREKAVLLPVISLSIPISFYITKVIIHYIEEELEKQYITLAKAKGLSFPYILNLHVLRNIADGMFGTSKTIFWSMLSTLLVVDYLFNMNGLLRVMLTGKDPFIIGCILIFVPFFILYRIYEWISFDNRKDIG; translated from the coding sequence ATGAACGTGGTAAAAAAACTTGGATCCCTATTATTGCAGTGTATCATCGGTGTGGAAGTGCTTATCCTGATCGCTGCCTTTCCTGTATTATTTGCGAACTTAACCATTCATTTAAAGGAATATTTTCATGCCATCATGGAGTTAAATGTAAAGGTCTTTACTTTAGGAGATTTTTTTACAGCGGATGGCGCTAATTCGTTATTTCCGTTTATTTTCGATCGGTATTTTGAGTCTATGAAAATACTTGGTTTAGGTATCGTAACAGCTTGTTTGATTGCTTTTCTCATTTCATATCTATCACTTATCGTGTTTCGAAAAAGAATAAAAGTAATTAAATATGTACTTGAGTTAGCAGAATCAATCCCGGATTTAATGTTTATTCTGTTATTACAATTGGTAGTCATTTTGATTTATCAAAAAACCGGAATCAAGCTGGCTCAAGTTGTTTCGATTAGGGAAAAGGCTGTTTTGTTACCGGTTATTAGCTTAAGTATACCGATTAGCTTTTACATAACAAAAGTCATTATTCATTACATTGAAGAAGAATTGGAGAAACAGTATATTACCTTAGCTAAAGCAAAAGGTTTATCTTTCCCCTATATATTAAATCTCCATGTTCTTAGAAATATCGCTGATGGGATGTTCGGAACCTCAAAAACTATTTTCTGGTCGATGCTTTCAACATTATTGGTCGTTGATTACTTGTTTAATATGAATGGCTTGCTCCGAGTAATGTTAACCGGCAAAGATCCATTTATTATCGGCTGCATTTTGATCTTTGTTCCATTTTTTATTCTTTATCGAATATATGAATGGATCAGCTTTGACAACAGAAAGGATATTGGGTAG
- a CDS encoding LrgB family protein codes for MMIVFCIVTYLIYRFSKMAYGKWSISLFHPLLLAPILLIILISVTNVSANQYMNDTKWLTHLLGPATVAFAVPIYKNLAIIKKYIGTIIISITFGTLVAIFSSYGLSKLLHLQYDFIISILPRSITTPIAIEVSKEIGGLPTLTTVFVIITGIVGGVVGPTVIKSLSIKTPIAKGLALGMGAHGVGTNKAMEYGKTEATFSSLAMIFAALITLIWGALLIPSLMNLNIHHLF; via the coding sequence ATGATGATTGTATTTTGCATTGTAACGTATCTCATTTACCGTTTTTCAAAAATGGCATATGGAAAATGGAGCATTTCACTTTTTCATCCATTATTGCTAGCACCAATCCTTTTAATTATCCTGATTTCAGTTACGAATGTTTCAGCTAATCAATACATGAACGATACCAAATGGCTGACCCATTTGCTCGGACCGGCTACGGTTGCTTTTGCAGTACCGATCTATAAGAATTTGGCCATTATAAAAAAATATATTGGTACCATCATTATCAGTATCACATTTGGAACGTTGGTAGCGATTTTTTCATCCTATGGTTTGTCAAAATTGCTACACTTACAATATGACTTTATTATTTCTATCCTACCAAGGTCCATTACAACCCCGATTGCAATTGAGGTGTCGAAAGAAATCGGCGGTCTGCCTACTTTGACGACTGTTTTCGTGATTATCACAGGTATTGTTGGCGGTGTCGTCGGCCCAACTGTGATTAAATCACTGTCCATTAAAACACCCATTGCCAAAGGGCTCGCTCTTGGAATGGGCGCTCATGGTGTTGGAACAAATAAAGCGATGGAATATGGAAAAACAGAAGCTACATTTTCATCTCTAGCCATGATTTTTGCGGCATTAATTACCTTAATCTGGGGCGCACTGCTGATTCCTTCTTTAATGAATTTAAATATACATCATCTCTTTTAG
- a CDS encoding CidA/LrgA family holin-like protein, giving the protein MKLGVIIIQVLFLHVFLFLGAALKEVFPLPIPASMFGLFLLFLALYFKIIKLEWVEKGANWLLAELLLFFIPSAVGIVNYDEILSIQGAEIVVLIGISTVIVMGMTALIAEKITGRKRGELH; this is encoded by the coding sequence ATGAAACTTGGAGTAATTATTATACAAGTATTATTTTTACATGTGTTTTTATTTTTAGGAGCGGCGCTAAAAGAAGTATTTCCTCTCCCAATACCAGCATCGATGTTCGGATTATTTCTCCTTTTTCTGGCACTTTACTTTAAAATCATAAAGCTGGAGTGGGTGGAGAAGGGTGCTAATTGGCTGTTGGCAGAATTGTTGCTTTTCTTTATCCCGTCAGCAGTAGGGATAGTGAATTATGATGAAATTCTTAGCATCCAGGGAGCCGAGATTGTTGTGTTAATTGGGATAAGCACTGTCATTGTTATGGGGATGACGGCGCTGATTGCGGAAAAAATAACCGGAAGGAAAAGGGGTGAACTGCATTGA